From one Streptomyces chromofuscus genomic stretch:
- a CDS encoding helix-turn-helix transcriptional regulator: MSVLLEQPASLVAYRPNKPTAMVVVADPRVRSTVTRHLWALGVRDVIEASSIAEARPRVGNPRDICVADVHLPDGSGLTLLSETRAAGWPNGLALSAADDIGAVRNALAGGVKGYVVTGTRTNVGLPTRPGAAPIGAAAARLHRRPPGAPSHPGGYRELSGREVEVLRLVAEGQSNKAIGVSMGLSALTVKSHLARIARKLGTGDRAGMVAVALRTGIIH; the protein is encoded by the coding sequence GTGTCCGTTCTCCTTGAGCAGCCCGCAAGCCTGGTCGCCTACCGCCCGAACAAGCCGACCGCGATGGTCGTCGTGGCCGATCCCCGCGTCCGCTCCACCGTCACCCGCCACCTGTGGGCGCTCGGTGTGCGCGACGTCATCGAGGCCTCGTCCATCGCCGAGGCTCGTCCCCGCGTCGGCAACCCCCGCGACATCTGCGTCGCCGACGTCCACCTCCCGGACGGTTCCGGTCTGACGCTCCTGTCGGAGACCCGCGCGGCGGGCTGGCCCAACGGGCTCGCCCTGTCCGCCGCCGACGACATCGGCGCCGTGCGCAACGCCCTCGCGGGCGGCGTGAAGGGCTACGTCGTCACCGGCACCCGTACCAACGTCGGGCTCCCCACCCGGCCGGGTGCCGCGCCCATCGGCGCGGCCGCCGCCCGTCTGCACCGCCGCCCCCCGGGTGCCCCGAGTCACCCGGGTGGCTACCGCGAGCTGTCCGGCCGCGAGGTCGAGGTGCTGCGCCTGGTCGCCGAAGGCCAGTCGAACAAGGCGATCGGCGTCTCGATGGGCCTGTCCGCCCTGACCGTCAAGAGCCACCTCGCCCGCATCGCCCGCAAGCTCGGCACGGGCGACCGCGCCGGGATGGTCGCCGTGGCGCTGCGCACCGGCATCATCCACTGA
- a CDS encoding DUF3000 domain-containing protein produces MAAAQGRLSDGAGGMDDPKEGDLHTGDASPLPFRAAVEALRSARLRPQIEVEPTRAPQRLAPHAYALEAAVVDGDQDLADGRLVLLHDPAGHDAWRGTFRLVTLVRAELEPEMAADPLLPEVCWSWLTGALQARGLTYGEPSGTVTRASSHYFGGLSARPAASQIEIRASWTPREGLGGVPDTAAHLASWCDLLAQVAGLPPAGPGDASVVTLPQRRGPQSR; encoded by the coding sequence ATGGCTGCGGCTCAGGGACGACTGTCGGACGGCGCTGGCGGAATGGACGACCCGAAGGAGGGGGACCTGCATACGGGCGACGCTTCTCCGCTGCCCTTCCGGGCCGCCGTCGAGGCGCTGCGCTCGGCACGGCTGCGGCCGCAGATCGAGGTCGAGCCCACGCGCGCGCCGCAGCGGCTGGCCCCGCACGCGTACGCGCTGGAGGCCGCCGTCGTCGACGGAGACCAGGACCTGGCCGACGGCCGGCTGGTGCTGCTGCACGACCCGGCCGGACACGACGCCTGGCGCGGCACCTTCCGGCTGGTGACGCTGGTGCGGGCGGAGCTGGAGCCGGAGATGGCCGCCGACCCGCTGCTGCCCGAGGTGTGCTGGAGCTGGCTCACCGGTGCGCTGCAGGCGCGCGGGCTGACGTACGGCGAACCGAGCGGCACCGTCACGCGCGCGAGTTCGCACTACTTCGGCGGGCTGTCCGCGCGCCCCGCCGCCTCGCAGATCGAGATCCGGGCCTCCTGGACGCCCCGGGAGGGCCTGGGCGGCGTGCCCGACACGGCGGCCCACCTCGCCTCCTGGTGCGATCTGCTCGCCCAGGTCGCGGGCCTGCCGCCGGCGGGACCGGGGGACGCGTCCGTGGTGACCCTGCCGCAACGGCGCGGCCCGCAGTCCCGCTGA
- the hemE gene encoding uroporphyrinogen decarboxylase, with protein sequence MSANGSPTGQQPTATYDSAFLRACRREPVPHTPVWFMRQAGRSLPEYRKVREGIPMLESCMRPDLVTEITLQPVRRHHVDAAIYFSDIVVPLKAIGVDLDIKPGVGPVVERPIRSRADLAQLRDLTPEDVSYVTEAIGLLTAELGETPLIGFAGAPFTLASYLVEGGPSRTYENAKAMMYGDPELWADLLDRLADITAAFLKVQIEAGASAVQLFDSWAGALAPADYRRSVLPASSKVFRAVEAYGVPRIHFGVGTGELLGLMGEAGADVVGVDWRVPLDEAVRRVGPGKALQGNLDPTVLFAPQEAVEAKTREVLDAATGLEGHVFNLGHGVMPSTDPDALTRLVEYVHAQSAR encoded by the coding sequence GTGAGTGCCAACGGAAGCCCCACGGGCCAGCAGCCGACAGCGACGTACGACTCCGCCTTCCTCAGGGCGTGCAGGCGCGAGCCCGTGCCCCACACGCCGGTGTGGTTCATGCGGCAGGCCGGGCGCTCCCTGCCCGAGTACCGGAAGGTGCGCGAGGGCATCCCGATGCTGGAGTCGTGCATGCGGCCCGACCTGGTCACCGAGATCACCCTGCAGCCCGTGCGCCGCCACCACGTGGACGCGGCGATCTACTTCAGCGACATCGTCGTCCCCCTCAAGGCCATCGGCGTCGACCTCGACATCAAGCCCGGTGTCGGCCCGGTCGTCGAGCGCCCGATCCGCTCCCGCGCCGACCTCGCGCAGCTGCGCGACCTGACCCCGGAGGACGTCTCGTACGTCACGGAGGCGATCGGCCTGCTGACCGCCGAGCTCGGCGAGACGCCCCTGATCGGCTTCGCGGGCGCCCCGTTCACCCTCGCGAGCTACCTCGTCGAGGGTGGTCCGTCCCGCACGTACGAGAACGCCAAGGCGATGATGTACGGCGACCCGGAGCTGTGGGCCGACCTCCTCGACCGCCTCGCGGACATCACCGCCGCCTTCCTCAAGGTGCAGATCGAGGCGGGCGCGAGCGCGGTGCAGCTCTTCGACTCCTGGGCCGGCGCCCTGGCCCCCGCCGACTACCGGCGCTCCGTCCTGCCCGCCTCGTCGAAGGTGTTCCGCGCGGTCGAGGCGTACGGCGTCCCACGCATCCACTTCGGCGTCGGCACCGGCGAGCTGCTCGGCCTGATGGGCGAGGCCGGCGCGGACGTCGTCGGCGTCGACTGGCGCGTCCCGCTCGACGAGGCCGTCCGCCGCGTCGGCCCCGGCAAGGCGCTCCAGGGCAACCTCGACCCGACGGTCCTGTTCGCCCCGCAGGAGGCCGTCGAGGCCAAGACCCGCGAGGTGCTGGACGCGGCGACGGGCCTGGAGGGCCACGTCTTCAACCTCGGGCACGGCGTGATGCCGTCCACCGACCCGGACGCGCTCACCCGCCTCGTCGAATACGTGCACGCGCAGAGCGCCCGCTGA
- a CDS encoding rhomboid family intramembrane serine protease has product MVIPVHDVNPARRTPWVTYALIATNVVVFLFMPGLAGSVAGDSSLAQTCHLQAFLDRYAAVPQELIHHQMPRLVPTGDIAVGPQGPGCVVGPPAYDKSPELSVLTAMFLHGGWLHLLGNMLFLLIFGNNIEDRMGHVRFALFYGACGYAASYGFALLNAESAEPLIGASGAIAGVLGAYLVLYPKARVWVLVPFLIFLPLRLPAWLVLGFWFGLQAVYSSGEGISDAGTVAYAAHIVGFLAGMLLAWPLKRGTPPPPEPRGLLFGRRARPRQTW; this is encoded by the coding sequence GTGGTGATCCCCGTCCATGACGTCAACCCCGCGCGCCGCACGCCCTGGGTGACGTACGCGCTGATCGCGACGAACGTGGTCGTGTTCCTGTTCATGCCCGGCCTCGCCGGTTCGGTGGCGGGCGACAGCAGCCTGGCGCAGACGTGCCATCTGCAGGCGTTCCTGGACCGGTACGCGGCCGTGCCGCAGGAACTGATCCACCATCAGATGCCGCGCCTGGTGCCGACCGGCGACATCGCCGTCGGCCCTCAGGGCCCGGGCTGCGTGGTGGGCCCGCCGGCGTACGACAAGTCGCCCGAACTCAGCGTGCTCACGGCGATGTTCCTGCACGGCGGCTGGCTGCACCTGCTGGGCAACATGCTGTTCCTGCTGATCTTCGGCAACAACATCGAGGACCGCATGGGGCATGTGCGCTTCGCGCTGTTCTACGGCGCCTGCGGCTACGCGGCGTCGTACGGCTTCGCGTTGCTCAACGCCGAGTCCGCGGAACCGCTGATCGGCGCCTCGGGAGCGATCGCCGGTGTGCTGGGCGCCTATCTGGTGCTGTATCCGAAGGCCAGGGTGTGGGTGCTCGTCCCGTTCCTGATCTTCCTGCCGCTGCGGCTGCCGGCCTGGCTGGTGCTGGGCTTCTGGTTCGGGCTCCAGGCCGTGTACTCCTCCGGCGAGGGCATCTCCGACGCGGGCACGGTGGCGTACGCGGCGCACATCGTCGGCTTCCTCGCCGGCATGCTGCTCGCCTGGCCCCTGAAGCGGGGCACGCCACCGCCGCCGGAACCACGCGGCCTGCTGTTCGGCAGGCGGGCGCGGCCCCGGCAGACGTGGTGA
- a CDS encoding FAD-dependent oxidoreductase: MSMSDANGTSGTNGTRERLVVIGGDAAGMSAASQARRLKGPDELEIVAFERGHFTSFSACGIPYWVGGQVSDRDELVARTPEEHRARDIDLRLRTEVVEIDVDGGRVRARDVDSGVESWTSYDKLVIATGARPIRPDMPGVDAPGVHGVQTLDDGQELLDTLTRARGRRAVVVGAGYIGVEMAEALINRGYEVTVVNRGAEPMSTLDPDMGRLVHRAMEGLGITMVNDAEVTKILTGEDGQVRAVATEDAEYPADVVVLGIGVRPETTLARAAGLPLGEHGGLLTDLAMRVRGHENIWAGGDCVEVLDLIAGRERHIALGTHANKHGQIIGTNVGGGYATFPGVVGTAVSKVCDLEIARTGLREKDARRVGLRFETVTIESTSRAGYYPGASPMTVKMLAERRTGRLLGVQIVGREGAGKRVDIAAVALTAGMTVEQMTALDLGYAPPFSPVWDPVLVAARKAAGKVRSSS, from the coding sequence ATGAGCATGAGCGATGCGAACGGCACGAGCGGCACGAACGGCACGAGAGAGCGACTGGTCGTGATCGGCGGCGACGCCGCGGGCATGTCCGCGGCGTCGCAGGCCCGTCGGCTGAAGGGTCCGGACGAGCTGGAGATCGTGGCCTTCGAGCGCGGCCACTTCACGTCCTTCTCCGCGTGCGGGATCCCGTACTGGGTGGGCGGCCAGGTCTCCGACCGGGACGAGCTGGTCGCCCGCACGCCCGAGGAGCACCGCGCGCGGGACATCGACCTGCGGCTGCGCACCGAGGTCGTGGAGATCGACGTCGACGGGGGACGGGTGCGCGCGCGTGACGTCGATTCCGGGGTCGAGTCCTGGACGTCGTACGACAAGCTCGTGATCGCCACCGGCGCCCGGCCGATCCGCCCGGACATGCCCGGCGTCGACGCCCCCGGCGTGCACGGCGTGCAGACCCTGGACGACGGGCAGGAGTTGCTGGACACCCTCACGCGCGCGCGTGGGCGGCGTGCGGTGGTCGTCGGGGCGGGCTACATCGGCGTCGAGATGGCCGAGGCGCTGATCAACCGCGGCTACGAGGTGACGGTCGTCAACCGGGGCGCGGAGCCGATGTCCACGCTCGACCCCGACATGGGGCGGCTGGTGCACCGGGCCATGGAGGGCCTGGGCATCACCATGGTCAACGACGCCGAGGTCACCAAGATCCTCACCGGTGAGGACGGGCAGGTGCGGGCGGTGGCCACGGAGGACGCCGAGTACCCGGCGGACGTGGTCGTGCTCGGCATCGGTGTACGCCCCGAGACGACGCTCGCGAGGGCGGCGGGGCTGCCGCTCGGCGAGCACGGCGGCCTGCTCACCGATCTGGCGATGCGGGTACGCGGTCACGAGAACATCTGGGCCGGTGGTGACTGCGTGGAGGTCCTCGACCTGATCGCGGGGCGGGAACGGCACATCGCGCTCGGTACGCACGCCAACAAGCACGGGCAGATCATCGGCACGAACGTCGGCGGCGGCTACGCGACGTTCCCCGGTGTGGTCGGCACCGCGGTGAGCAAGGTGTGCGATCTGGAGATCGCCCGCACCGGGCTGCGGGAGAAGGACGCGCGCCGGGTGGGACTGCGGTTCGAGACGGTGACCATCGAGTCGACCAGCCGGGCCGGGTACTACCCCGGTGCCTCCCCGATGACCGTGAAGATGCTCGCCGAGCGCCGCACCGGACGGCTGCTCGGCGTGCAGATCGTCGGCCGGGAGGGGGCGGGCAAGCGGGTGGACATCGCGGCGGTCGCGCTCACGGCCGGGATGACGGTGGAGCAGATGACGGCACTGGACCTGGGGTACGCGCCGCCGTTCTCGCCGGTGTGGGATCCGGTGCTGGTCGCCGCGCGGAAGGCCGCGGGGAAGGTGCGCAGTTCGTCGTAG
- a CDS encoding DUF4349 domain-containing protein, with the protein MRAPRSARRSARHPVPVLAGLLLAAALALTGCSGSADITSSSSGDAAAAQDGGALEKDAKEGAFDSGSDSRSGADEKAPGATRLPASHIIRTASLSVQVKDVPKALDEARTSAETAGGFVGSEMTTRDENGNEYTRVVLRVPVDSYEDVLADLEGTGKLLDRAAKATDVTDQVVDVESRIKTQRASVARIRELMDRATRLSDVVELEGELSSRQADLEALLAQQASLKDRTSLATITLSLSETPVKKPAEKDEDPGFTDALAGGWDAFVTMLRWIAVALAAVLPFAALAALLVLVWLRLVRPRGARRPATASTTTAPGPLPTARRAPEPGPAPAPQEEHGGQEQGRRGGNEPSP; encoded by the coding sequence ATGCGCGCACCACGTTCCGCACGCCGTTCCGCACGACACCCGGTACCGGTCCTGGCCGGGCTCCTGCTCGCCGCCGCCCTCGCCCTGACGGGATGCAGCGGCTCGGCCGACATCACCTCCTCCTCGAGCGGTGACGCTGCCGCCGCCCAGGACGGCGGCGCCCTGGAAAAGGACGCCAAGGAGGGCGCCTTCGACAGCGGCAGCGACAGCCGGTCCGGTGCAGATGAGAAGGCCCCGGGCGCCACCCGGCTCCCCGCGAGCCACATCATCCGCACCGCGTCGCTGTCCGTGCAGGTCAAGGACGTGCCCAAGGCCCTGGACGAGGCCCGTACGAGCGCCGAGACAGCGGGCGGTTTCGTGGGCAGCGAGATGACCACCCGGGACGAGAACGGCAACGAGTACACCCGGGTCGTCCTGCGGGTGCCCGTCGACTCGTACGAGGACGTCCTCGCCGACCTGGAGGGCACGGGCAAGCTCCTCGACCGCGCGGCAAAGGCGACGGACGTCACCGACCAGGTCGTCGACGTGGAGAGCCGGATCAAGACCCAGCGCGCCAGCGTCGCCCGGATCCGCGAGCTGATGGACCGGGCGACCCGGCTGAGCGACGTGGTGGAGCTGGAGGGCGAGCTGAGCAGCCGCCAGGCCGACCTGGAGGCGCTGCTCGCCCAGCAGGCGTCCCTGAAGGACCGCACGAGCCTGGCCACCATCACCCTCTCGCTGTCCGAGACGCCGGTGAAGAAGCCCGCCGAGAAGGACGAGGACCCCGGGTTCACGGACGCGCTGGCGGGCGGCTGGGACGCCTTCGTGACGATGCTGCGCTGGATCGCGGTCGCCCTGGCGGCGGTACTGCCGTTCGCCGCGCTGGCGGCGCTGCTCGTCCTGGTCTGGCTGCGTCTCGTACGGCCCCGCGGGGCGCGCCGCCCGGCCACGGCGTCCACGACGACCGCGCCGGGACCGCTGCCGACGGCCCGGCGGGCACCGGAGCCCGGGCCGGCTCCCGCGCCGCAGGAGGAGCACGGCGGGCAGGAGCAGGGCCGGCGCGGCGGAAACGAGCCGTCGCCGTAG
- the hemG gene encoding protoporphyrinogen oxidase, which produces MNAARRDAGQVVVVGAGIAGLAAAHRLLGRGARVTVLEASDRVGGKLLPGEIAGVRVDLGAESMLARRPEAVALAREVGLEDRLQPPATATASLWTRGALRPMPKGHVMGVPGTADALSGVLSAEGLARIERDAELPRTEVGDDVAVGEFVAARLGREVVDRLVEPLLGGVYAGDAYRISMRSAVPQLFDAARAHVSLTEAVREIQARAAAAPQTGPVFMGIEGGVGSLPLAVAESVRARGGEIVTGTRVTGLRREGRTGWRVVAGDRVLHADAVIVAVPAPAAAELLRAQAPAAATELAAVEYASMALVTLAYRRSEARLPEGSGFLVPPVDGRTVKASTFASQKWGWIAAEDPDLLVLRTSVGRYGETEILHRDDAGLVAVSRHDLEAATGLDATPVATRVTRWDAGLPQYPVGHHARVARIREHVGKLPGLAVCGAVYDGVGIPACVASAYAAVDQIHGDLEAVQELTAHPVQSLHGGAGE; this is translated from the coding sequence ATGAACGCAGCACGCAGGGACGCCGGGCAGGTCGTCGTCGTCGGAGCCGGGATCGCCGGGCTGGCCGCGGCCCACCGGCTGCTCGGACGCGGCGCGCGGGTGACGGTGCTGGAGGCCTCCGACCGGGTCGGCGGAAAGCTGCTGCCCGGCGAGATCGCGGGCGTGCGCGTGGACCTGGGCGCCGAGTCGATGCTGGCCCGCCGGCCCGAGGCGGTCGCCCTCGCGCGCGAGGTGGGCCTCGAGGACCGGCTCCAGCCGCCGGCCACCGCGACGGCCTCCCTGTGGACCCGCGGCGCCCTGCGCCCGATGCCCAAGGGCCACGTCATGGGCGTGCCCGGCACCGCGGACGCGCTGTCCGGCGTGCTGTCCGCGGAGGGCCTGGCGCGCATCGAGCGCGACGCCGAGCTGCCCCGCACGGAGGTCGGCGACGACGTGGCGGTGGGGGAGTTCGTCGCGGCGCGGCTCGGCCGCGAGGTCGTCGACCGGCTCGTGGAGCCCCTGCTCGGCGGTGTGTACGCGGGCGACGCGTACCGCATCTCGATGCGCTCGGCCGTCCCCCAGCTGTTCGACGCCGCCCGGGCGCACGTCTCGCTCACCGAGGCGGTCCGGGAGATCCAGGCCCGGGCGGCGGCAGCCCCGCAGACGGGGCCCGTGTTCATGGGCATCGAGGGCGGCGTCGGCAGCCTGCCGCTCGCCGTCGCCGAGTCGGTGCGGGCCCGCGGCGGTGAGATCGTGACCGGCACCCGCGTGACCGGGCTGCGCCGTGAGGGCCGCACGGGCTGGCGGGTCGTGGCCGGCGACCGGGTGCTGCACGCCGACGCGGTGATCGTCGCCGTGCCCGCGCCCGCCGCCGCCGAACTGCTGCGCGCGCAGGCCCCGGCGGCCGCGACCGAGCTGGCCGCCGTCGAGTACGCGTCGATGGCGTTGGTCACCCTGGCTTACCGCAGGTCCGAGGCGCGGCTGCCCGAGGGCAGCGGGTTCCTGGTGCCGCCGGTCGACGGGCGCACCGTCAAAGCGTCCACGTTCGCCTCCCAGAAGTGGGGCTGGATCGCCGCCGAGGACCCCGACCTGCTCGTGCTGCGCACCTCCGTCGGGCGGTACGGCGAGACGGAGATCCTCCACCGCGACGACGCGGGCCTGGTGGCCGTCTCCCGGCACGACCTCGAGGCGGCCACGGGCCTGGACGCCACGCCCGTCGCCACCCGCGTCACCCGCTGGGACGCGGGCCTGCCGCAGTATCCCGTCGGCCACCACGCGCGCGTGGCCCGCATCCGCGAGCACGTCGGCAAGCTCCCGGGCCTGGCCGTGTGCGGCGCGGTGTACGACGGGGTGGGCATCCCGGCGTGCGTGGCGAGCGCGTACGCGGCGGTGGACCAGATCCACGGCGACCTGGAGGCTGTGCAGGAGCTCACCGCACACCCGGTGCAGAGCCTGCACGGCGGAGCGGGAGAATAG
- the hemQ gene encoding hydrogen peroxide-dependent heme synthase: MSDDATTTGPARIPNKGKLAKDLNEVIRYTLWSVFKLKDALPEDRAGYAEEVQELFDQLAAKDVTVRGTYDLSGLRADADVMIWWHAETSDQLQEAYNLFRRTRLGRALEPVWSNMALHRPAEFNRSHIPAFLADETPRAYVSVYPFVRSYDWYLLPEEDRRRMLADHGKMARGYPDVRANTVASFSLGDYEWILAFEADELYRIVDLMRHLRGSEARLHVREEVPFYTGRRKEITELVAGLA, encoded by the coding sequence ATGAGTGACGACGCCACCACCACCGGCCCTGCTCGGATCCCGAACAAGGGCAAGCTGGCCAAGGACCTCAACGAGGTCATCCGCTACACCCTGTGGTCCGTGTTCAAGCTGAAGGACGCGCTGCCCGAGGACCGGGCGGGCTACGCCGAAGAGGTCCAGGAGCTGTTCGACCAGCTCGCCGCCAAGGACGTCACCGTCCGCGGCACCTACGACCTCTCCGGGCTGCGTGCCGACGCCGACGTGATGATCTGGTGGCACGCCGAGACCAGCGACCAGCTGCAGGAGGCGTACAACCTGTTCCGCCGCACCAGGCTGGGCCGCGCGCTGGAGCCGGTGTGGTCGAACATGGCGCTGCACCGCCCCGCCGAGTTCAACCGCAGCCACATCCCGGCTTTCCTCGCCGACGAGACGCCCCGCGCGTACGTCAGCGTCTACCCCTTCGTGCGCTCCTACGACTGGTACCTGTTGCCGGAGGAGGACCGCCGCCGGATGCTGGCCGACCACGGCAAGATGGCCCGGGGCTACCCGGACGTCCGCGCCAACACGGTCGCCTCCTTCTCCCTCGGCGACTACGAGTGGATCCTCGCCTTCGAGGCCGACGAGCTGTACCGCATCGTCGACCTCATGCGCCACCTGCGCGGCTCGGAGGCCCGGCTGCACGTCCGCGAGGAGGTGCCGTTCTACACCGGCCGCCGCAAGGAGATCACGGAACTGGTCGCGGGCCTCGCCTGA